Sequence from the Candidatus Hydrogenedentota bacterium genome:
GATTCCGCCGTCGCCAGCGTGCTGCCGGACTCCAGGAACCAGGTGACGGTCTGCTGCTCAATCGAGGATGAATCAGCCATACCCTTGTTCCTCCATGAACGCTTCCACCGGCGGCGCACGCCGCCGGCCGCGCGCGGTGTTTCAGCCCGATGGCCAGTGTAGCAAACCGGGGGGGGCTTTTCCATCCCGGGCACCGTTGGAAAACAGGCGTTTCCCGCGGGTATCATGGCCGGAACCGGACGGGAACGCCCGAAAGAAGGAAACCGCAAGATGTTGAAGGCTAAATGGTTAAAGGTTGTGAACGTACTGCTGGCCCTGTCGTTTCTGACCCAGGCCGGCTCGGGAATCTTCAAGCACTCCCTGTCCCATGACGCCTTTGAGGCGCTGCATGAGGGCGGCGGGTGGGTGCTGGTTGCCCTGGCGGCGGCGCATGTCGTCCTGAACTGGTCGTGGATCCGCGCACAGATGCTGCCCGGAGCCCGCAAGACCGCCGCCTAAACAAAGGAAAAAGCCCCCATGACGGGACGGGAACGCATTCTGGCGTGCATTGAAAACGGACGTGCGGACCGGCTGCCGTTCATGCCCATCACCATGATGTTCGCGGCGGATCTGACCGGAAAGCCCTACGGGCAGTACGCCACGGACCACCGGGTGCTGGCGGAGGGCCAGCTCCGGGTGGCGGAGCGGTTTGGGGCGGATTTTGTCTCTACCATCTCCGACCCGGCCCGCGAGGCGGCGGACTGCGGGGCGCGGGTGGTCTTTTTTGACGACCAACCCCCGGCGCTGGATGAGGGAAACGCCCTGCTGGCGGACACGGCGGCGCTGAAGGGGCTGAAGGTGCCGGACCCGCTGGGCGGGGGGCGCATGACGGACCGTATCCAGGGCCTGGCGCTGCTGCGGGAGCGGGTGGGCCGGGACCTGCTGGTGGAGGGCTGGGTGGAGGGCCCCTGCGCGCTGGGCGCGGACCTGCGCGGCATCAACGCGATCATGATGGACTTTTTTGAGGATCCGGGGTTTGCCACGGACCTCATGACGTTCTGCGTGGAGACGGCGCTGGGCTTCGCGCGGGAGCAGATCGCGGCGGGGGCGGACCTCATCGGCCTGGGCGACGCGGCGGCGTCGCTGGTGGGGCCTGCGGTGTATGAGGAGCATGTGTGGCCCCTGGAGAAGCGGCTGGTGGAGGGGATTCAGGCGATGGGCGGCCGGGTGCGCCTGCACATCTGCGGGAACACCAACCCCCTTCTGGAGGGCATGGGCCGGCTGGGCTGCGAGATTGTGGATTTGGACTACATGGTGTCCATGGCGGCGGCGCGCGCCGCCATGGGGCCGAAGCAGACCCTGCTGGGGAACATCGAGCCTGCGGGCGTCCTGCGCAACGGCACCTCGGACGCGGTGCGGGCGGCGCTGGGGGCGTGTCATGGCGACTGCGGCGATCCGTATATTGTGGGGGCGGGCTGCGAAGTGGTCCGCGACACGCCCCACGTGAATCTGGACACCATGGCGGAATACGCGCGCGGGGGCGCCAAGTCGGCTTTTTAGCCTTATTGCGCGCCGGTTGACGGTTTCCGAAAACGCATGGTAAAGTTTTTATGGTGGTGAATTAGGAAAGTTTCCCCATGCTCTCGTTCCTGAAAGTCAAATGCCCGCACTGCGGAGCCGAAGGCCATCTGGTGGCGCCGCCCGTCGGCGCCATCGTGGTCGGCGAGTGCCCGAAGTGCGCGGAGATGGTGGTCCTCTTCGGCGGGGAGGTGCTCCCCCTGGAGAAGGCCCGCATGACGCCGGGATCGGAGGAGGCGCGCCGCCACCTGATGGACGTCATCGCCCGCCGCCTGTGGGGCAGAATCAAGCAGGATTTCCCGGAAAAGGCCGCCGGGAAATCGCCGGAGCTCTCCTCTCCGCCGGGAAACGCGCCGCACTTCATGTCCGACGGACCGCCCTCCCCGGAACCCGGCGCCCATGCGCCGCGTTCGGAGCGGCCGCGCCCCGAGGCACCCCGCGCGGAGAAACGCCGCCCCGCGCCCGAGGGCGGCGGGGGCCGGTTCAAGGGCAGGGGCCTCATCACGCGGGAGGAGATGGAGCACTACGCCCGCGTGGAGCTGGACCTGCTGGACGACAAGGAGTTTTTCAAGGCGACCTTCGGCTGAGTCCGGGTCTTTTCCATTCCCCTGATCACGAAGAGGGCGGGGTCTGTTTCTCCGCCGGGGCGGCCTCGGGGGGGGCCTCCGCCGCGGCTTCCTGCGGGGGTTCCACAACGGCGGGCACGGGAGGGCGGTCTTCGGGCCGCAGGAAGAGCTGCTTCAGGTCGTATTCCACAAAGTGCTGCTGCGAGGCGTCCTGCCCGTCCTTCGCGTGGGCGACCCACATCTTCAGGTTCGTGCCGTCCGTCAGCACCGCGTGCAGGTTGGTGTTGACCATGGCGGTCGCTTTCAGGATTTCCAGGGCGGCGGGGGCGTCAATCTTTCCGTACTGCTCCTTCACCCGCGTGGCGATGCCCTTGTAGCGGTGGTCGTAGGAGTTGGAGCCGTAGGGCAGGTCGGGCGCCTTCGCGCAGCGCTGGAGTGACCGCACCGTCGGGTCCATCGCCTCGTCGGCCCGGAACACGGCGTCGGGGATGCGGATGGCGTACTCCACCGTCTCCTTGGGGTCGTCGGGGCCGAAAATGGCCACCTGGTTCGCCGTGGTCTCGTAGGCGCGGGCGTCGGGCGCCTTGCCGTCGGACACCACATAGTTGTAGCCCACGGTGTGCTTCACGCTTTTGACCAGGCGGGTGACCTCGTCGAGGTTCGGGCACTCCTCCAGCATGCGGCGCATGACCAGTTCCAGAGGGAGTCCGCGCAGGGAACCGTCCGACGTTACGGCGCCGATCTGGCTGATCGTGATCTGCTCGCGGTTCATGCCGCTGAGCACGCCGATGATCCCCGCGTAGCCCGCGGAGGCGAAGGGAATCAGCCCCTCGGGCTCGTAAATCGCCAGAATCGCCGTGTCCTCCAGCCCCGCGTCCAGAATCCAGTCGAAATTCCGGCCGTGGTACAGCGCGCCGCCCACCGTGGCGCCGCCGAAGACGGCAAAGGCGCTGCACCCGCGCTCCGTGATGACAGAGATGACGCTCCCGCGGCGGATCATCTGGAGGTCGCACCCGGACGCGTCCGCCAGCCCCTCCATCTCCCGCTTGTACCGGTCGGGGATGTAGGGCGAGCAGAGCTGGTAGGTGATGTCGAGGATGAGGTTGGCCGCGAATTTCGGCAGGCCGACCTCCTGTTTCGCCCGGTCGAGCATTCCGTCAAACCGGGCCACCGTCAGCAGCACTTTCTCCTTGGCGAAATGCCCCCGCTGGTAGCCCATCTCGTAGGGCGTGCCCTTGAGATGCACGACCAGGGTGCCGTCCACCTCCTCGGACCAGCCCTTGGCCGCCGGGTCCACGGCCTCCTTCGGCCCCCGGCCCGGATGGAGCCAGAGCCAGCCGCCGGCCGCCAGAATCAGCAAGAGCCCGGCAAACCCGAGAAACAGCCGCTTGAGAAAACGCCGCATAAAAACTCCTTTTACCGGGGCGAACCCCGTTCATCTGCAAAATATGATACCCCGCATCGTTTGACCACGCACCTTTTCCCCCGGTTTCCCGCAAATTCGCTATACTGTCGGCGAACGTGCAACGGAAAGGGCATTCCATGAACAAGGGAACGGCGAATGGACTGAGCAGGCGCGGATTTTTGGCCGGGGCGGCGGGCGGGGTGCTGGCTGCTGGGATGCTGGCCGGGCGGGCGGCGGACGCAGAGGGGGGATGGGTGCGGCTGGGCGCGCCGGTGCCCCTGGAGGGGGACGATCCGGCGGCCTGGGCGAAGGCCCACCGCGCCTTGGGCTACCGGGCGGCCTACTGCCCCGACGTTCCCCTGAAGGACACGGACCGCATCCGTGCGGTGGAGAAGGCCTTTGCGGCGGAGGATGTCGTGCTGGCCGAGGTGGGCCGGTGGTGCAACCTGATGGACGCGGACCCGGAGGCGCGGAAGAAGAACCTGGAGCGGGTCACGGAGGGGCTGGCGCTGGCGGAGGCCGTCGGCGCGCGGTGCTGCGTGGACATCGCCGGATCCTTCAACAAGGAGAGCTGGTTCGGCCCCCATCCGGAAAACCTGTCCCCGGCGTTCTTCGACGCGGCGGTGGAAAACGCCCGGAAAATCCTTGACGCCGTGAAGCCGTCCCGGACGAAGTTTGCCTACGAAATGATAGGCTGGGCGCTGCCCGACAGCGCGCACAGCTATCTTGCCCTGATGAAGGCCGTGGACCGCCCGGGCTTCGGCGTCCATCTGGACCCCTGCAACGCCATCAACAGCCCGGCGCGCTATTACGGGAACACGGCGCTGCTCAATGAGTGTTTTGACAAGCTGGGGGCGTGGATCGTGAGCTGCCATGCCAAGGACCTGACCTGGGACATTGAAATGAACGTGCATTTCCGCGAAGTGGTCCCGGGCACCGGCACGCTGGACTACGCCACCCTGCTCCGGCGGCTGGCAACCCTGCCCCAGCAGCCGCCCCTCATGCTGGAGCATCTGGCCAACCACGAGGAATACCTGGCGGGGGCGAAGCACATTTTTGGCGTCGGCGCCGATATCGGCGTCCGGTTTGAGTGAACGGTTTGGAATCAAAGGAGTGATCGGTGATGCCTGTTTCGCTGTGTGACGGCGTGCTCTGGGTGGGGGTGGTGGACGCGGGGTTGCGCGATTTCCACGGGTATGAGACGGACCGGGGGACGACCTACAACGCGTACCTCGTGCGGGACCGCGGGACGGCCCTGATTGACACGGTGAAAAAGGGTTTTGCGGGCACGCTGCTGGCCAATGTCGCCGAAATCGTCCCGCTGGACAAAGTGGACTGGGTGGTGTGCAACCACGCCGAGCCGGACCACGCCGGGTCGCTGCCGGAGGTGATGGCCGCCCTGCCCAACGCCACCCTGGTCTGCACCGAGAAATGCCGCCAGACGCTGGCCCTCTTTTTCGACATGGCCGCGTGGAAGGTCCGGATCATCGGGCCGGGCGACACGCTGGCCCTCGGCGACCGCACGCTAGAGTTCGTCCAGACCCCGCTCGCGCACTGGCCGGAATCCATGTTCACGTTCCTGCCGTCGGACGGCGTCCTGTTCTCCATGGACGCCTTCGGCCAGCACTACGGCACGCCCGAGCGCTTTGACGACGCTTCGGACCTGGACGCCGTGATGGACGAGGCCGCCGCCTACTACGCGAACATCCTGCTGCCCTTCGGCACGCCCACGGCGAAGGCCATGGCGGCGGCGGAGAAGCTGCCCGTCCGCATGATCGCACCGTCCCACGGCGTCATCTGGCGCGGGCATCTGGACATTATCCTCGCGGGGTACAAGGCGTGGACCTCCGGCACCGTCCGCAACAAGGTGGTCGTCCTGTGCGACACCATGTGGGGCGCCACCGAGCGCATGGCGGAGGAACTGGGCGCGGGCGCGGCGGACGCCGGGGCGGAGACCGTCCTGCTGCCCGTCCGCAAAGCCTCGCTGACCCGGATCGCCCGGGAGGTCATGGACGCCGCCGCCGTGGCCGTCGGCTCCCCCACCGTGAACGGCGGCATCATGCCGCAGATGGGCGCGGTGCTCACGCACCTCCAGGGGCTGAAACCGGCCCCCAAAGCCGCCGTCGCCTTCGGCGCCTACGGATGGGCCAAAGGCGGCGCCGAGGGCGTCCAGACCGTCCTCGAGGCCATGCGCTGGGAGATCATCGCCGAACCCCTGCGCGCCCAATACCGCCCCACGGAAGACGACCTCCGCCGCTGCCGTGAAACGGGCGCCCTGCTGGCCCAAAAAGCCGCCGAAAGGGCCAACGCGGGCAAGTAAGGCCGGAATGAACATGGATGGACAGGATTTGCAGGATGAGAAAAGAAATCCTGTGCATCCTGTTTATCGATGTTAACCTTTCCGGAAAATGATCCTTCCATCCCGGGGTTCATCCCGCGTGGCGTTCTGATTCGATGGTTCCCTAGTCGCCGGGTAAGACACTGTGGGAACCGGAGCCGTGCCGAGAACGAGATTGCCGCAGTCGCTCCGCTCCTTCGCAATGACGTGGAAACGCCCGTCATTGCCACAGCGTGAAAACGCGCGTCATTGCCACGACGCGGAAAGGCGCGTCATGGCGAGCCCCAGACCGCCGCGGGCGGGAATTCTGCCTATGAAGTGAGGGCTGCGGGAGGGCCGGAAAGTAGACGCGCCATCTTGGCGCGTTCTTTGGGCCAACGAAAACCCCAAGAACGCGCCAAGATGGCGCGTCTACTTTGCGGGCGTTCTCGCCGACTTACTTCATTAGCAGCGAAGCGACGCCATCTCGTTCCCGGCACCACCCCGGCCAATACGGCAATCTCTTGTCGGAACGCCTCAGGTCCCACCCGTCTTTATGGGTGAACGCGCACCTTTCACCCTTCCGTCGTGCCGGCGATCTTTGGTTTCTTGAAGGGGCGCGCCTCCGCCTGGGCGGGGTCGGCGGCGATCAGGCTGTTGTGGTATTCCGTGCGGCGGCAGGGGGGCTGGCGGACGATGCCCTCGCGTCCGAGGAGTTTGGACAGGGCGATGCGGGCGAGTTCGACGCCGCCGGTCACGACGAGGACGAGGGCCGCGATGCGGTCGGCCATCCGGGGCTTCCCGAAGGCCTGGGTGTAGAGGGCCATGGCCTCGCGGGCCTTTTTCCGCGCGGCGCGGTTGGGGGCGTAGACCCATCCCGCGAGCAGGGAGGGACGGTAGATCCGGACCATCTGTTTCATCATGCGCAGGCGGGCGCGCATGAAGGTGTCCGGCGCGGCCTGGCCGTCCGCGGCGGGGGCGTAGCGGAGGGTTTCGGGGTTCCACACCTCGCCGCGCTGCTGGCGGGCCTTGTGCTCCGCGCTCAGCCGCAGGTAGCCCCGGACGGCGGTCAGGGACATGTTGACCACCCCGGGCCCGCCCGCGCGGTACTTGGCGCGGAAGGCGTCGCGGAGGATGCGGATGTGGTCCGCCGGGTTCTTGAAATGGGGGTGGTCGAAGTTCAGCTCGCCGGCCCCGTGCTGGAAGCGCGGGGACAGGTCCTTGATCCGCCCCTGGGCGGTCAGCGTGTCGTGGAGGGTGGTGGAGGGGATGGCGATGTAGTTCATGAACTGGACCAGGTCGGAGTCGAGGCCGACGACCCAGTCAATGTCCTCGCGGATGGTGCGCTCGTCGTGGTGGTCCTGGAAGAGGATCATGGAGGCCTGCACCACGATGCCCTTTGACCGCAGTTCGGCGATCAGGGCGCGCAGGTCTATGTCCTTCGTCTTGGGGTGCGTGTTGAATTTGGACTCCACGCCGATCCAGACCATGCGGATGCCCAGGCGGACCAGGAAGTCCACGCCGACCTTCTGGATGGTCTCGGCGGAGGAGAAGATGTCGAAGACGTAGGGCCGGTTGCGGGCCTCCATCTCCGCGAGCAGCTCCTGCGCGCGCTGCGGCTGCTTGAGGAAGTTCTCGTCCATGATGGAGAAGCCGCAGGCCCGGGCCTCCCGCTCCGTGCGCTCGCAGGCCTCGAAGACCTCCCGGCCGGTTTTCAGCAGGTGCACATACCGCTTTCCGAACTGGTGCGAGGTGATGCAGAAGGGGCAGGCGTTCTCGCAGCCCAGGCCGGTCATGAGGATGCCGCCGGTGGGTTTCCGCGAGTAGCCGTAGATGTAGTCATAGGCGGGGCCGATGAGCGCGGGGTGCCGCACGGGGGCCTCGGGGTTCTCGCCGAAATACTCGCGCAGCCAGCGGACGCCCTCGCCGCGGCAGACGGCGTCGTGGGGGACCATCTCCTGGAGATTGGGCAGGACCGTGCCGTACCCGCCAAGAATGATCTTCATCTCCGGGTGGCGCTCACGGATGTAGCGGGCCATCCGGCGGGCCTTGAACACGTTCGGCATGATGAAGCTGATGCCGATGTGCGTGTAGCCCTTTTTCAGCTCCTCCTTGAACCGCCGCCAGGAGGGGAAATCGAGGATGGTGGTGTCCACGCCGAGGTTTTCGGCCATGAGGTACAGGCCGAAACTCCAATAGGACTGGCGGGGCGAATGGACGCCCTGCTCGCGGGTGATCTGGTTGTTCAGCAGCTCCATCTGGCAGCCGACGCCCTCGGCGTACTCATCCTTGACGCCGTAGGGTCCGAACACGGAGCACAGAAGCAGTTTGGGGGCTTGCATGGGACAGGTCCTTTCGCGCGGGGCGCGCGTTATGCCGCCGGTCCGCCGTCCGGGGCGCAGTAGGCGCCGTCGTGCCGGTGCTCATCGCGGAGCAGGCCGTTCAGCAGGGTTTCCAGAATCACGGGAATCTCGTCGCGCAGGGGGTACTCCATGTTCGAGCGGAACCACTTGTGGACCACGCCGTCAATGAAGCCCAGCACGCCGTACATCGCGGTGTAGAAGCTCAGGACTTTGAGTTCCCCGGCGGCGTTCATGGACGCGATGCGCTCCTTGGCCATGGGGAAGTTGGTGATGAGGTACTCGTAGAAGAGGGTGCGCCGCCCGGAGTGGGCGATGATGCCCTCGGCCTGAATAAGCCGGTACAAGGCGTGGTTCTCCTCAATGAAGCCCACCCACTCCCGGATGAAGTGCTCCACCGCCCCGCGCACGTTGTCGGACCCGGAAAAGGCGTCCGAGAACCGCTCCACGACCTTCTGGCTCGTCATGAGCAGAAGCTGGTCCAGCAGGTCCTCCTTGCTCTTGAAATGGCGGTAGACCGTGCCCTTGGCCACGCCGGCGGCGGCGGCCACCTCGTCAATGGTCGCGTTGTGGAAGCCGCGCGACGTGAAGACCTCCAGGGCGCACTCCAGAATACGGGCTTTCTTGTCGTCCGCGTCGTCCCGGCGCGTGGCCGCCTCGCGGACCTCCGGCGCGGTGGCAGCGGCCATCAGCCCGCGGAGCAGGGCCGGATCCAGCGGCACCCGCGTGATTCCCAGGGCAGCCGACTCGTCCAGGGCGGCCTCAAAGAGCTGCAGGGCCGCCGCGTCCAGCCCCTTGTCGCGCAGGTAGGACAGAATGTCCGCCAGATACTCCGAAAGCCACTTGCCGGCGGCGTCCCCCGCATCGGGGGCCTGCATGCGGTCCCGCAGGGACTGGCGGAGGAAAACGCGGAAACGCCCGTCATTGAGCTGTCCATCGGGGGAAAAGTAGCCGCCCAACTCGGCATAGAGGGCAATGCTGCGTCCGCCGGACTTGATGTAGACGATGTCTTTCGAGCGGTCCATGCGCTTCGGATTCCTTGGGTGCCTTCCCTCGCCTATAATGACTGACTGGTCAGTCATTATAGAGATAGGGCCCGAAAGATGCAAGTGTTTTTTTTGCTGGGGGCCAGGAGCGGGCCTTTTTTGACGGCAGACGAGGCGGTTCGGAGGCATTCTGACAAGAGACTGCCACGTCGGCCGGGGCGGCCTCCTCGCAGTGACGGCGGTGCCGGCCGGGGCGTCCTCCTCGCAGTGACGGGAAAGGGCAACGTCATTGCGAAGGAACGGAGTGACGGACGCAATCTCGTTCCCGGCACGGCTCCGGTTCCCGAGCTGTCCTTGCGGGCGATTGTGTGGGGGCGCGGGTTGTGCGGCGTGGGCGGTTCTTGTACACTGGGACTTGGGACAACCAAGAAGGGATCATGTCATGCGCGCCTTTTCCTGCTTCGGTGTTGTGTTTGGGCTTGCGGTTGCCGCGGTTTTTCCGGCTTTCGCCGGAGAAGTGGCCGTCATCGCCGTGTCGCCGGAGGGCCCGGCGCTTCAGGAGGCCTTGGCGCAGGCGGGGCAGCTCCGTCAGACGGCGGGGACCGACTTGGTTTCCGTGGTGCTGTCCGGCGGGGACTATCTGCTGACGGCACCGTTGAAGGCGGAGGCGTTGGGGAAGGGGGGGGTGCCGGTGGAGATCATCGCGAAGCCCGGCGGGACGCCGGTGATCCACGGCGGCGTGCGGGTGACGGGCTGGCGGGAGGAGGGGGGGCACTGGGTGGCGGACTTTCCGGCGGGGCTTCCCGCGGGGGCCGACCTGTCGGCGCTGTGGGTGAACGGCCGCCGGGCCACGCCGGCGCGGACGCCGAACGCGGCGAACGAGGCGGGCGACTTTCCCGCAGACACGGACTTCTTCTACACGGCGGGTCCGGTGATGGCGAAGACAGCGGACGGCAAGGAGGACAAGAGCGCCACGGCCTTCCAGTACGGCGAGGGGGACTTGCAGGCGTGGCCGGGGCTGGACGAGGCGGTGTTCGTCGTGTTCCACTCCTGGGAGACCTCCCAGCACCGGGTGGAGCGGCTGGACACGGAGAAACGGGAGGTGCATTTCAAGAAGGCGGCGGCCTGGCCCTTCACCCGCTGGCTGCCGCAGCAGTGGTACTTCGTGGAGAACCTGATGGAGGGGCTCGACCAGCCCGGCGAGTGCGTGATTTCGTCCAAGGCCGGCAAAATCCACTACCTGCCGCGTCCGGGGGAGGCTCTGGACACGGTGGACGCCTGGGTGCCTGTGGCGAAGCAATTGCTGGTGCTGGCGGACGGTGCGGGGCCCGTGGCGGATGTCACCCTGCGCGGCCTCCGGTTCGAGCACACGGGCTGGGGCGTGGGCCCGGAGGGCCACAGCGATTCCCAGGCGGCGTTCAGCGTTCCGGCGATGATTGACCTGCGCGGGGCGCACAACTGGAAGATTCAGCAGTGCGCGCTGGCCCACGGCGGCACCTACGGCGTGTGGTTTGGGAAGGGGTCCGCCGGGAACCTGCTGGAGCAGAGCGAGATCACCGACATGGGCGCGGGCGGGGTGCGCATCGGCGAGGGGGCCAGTCCCGAAACCCCGGAGCAGGCGGCGGACGGCAACACGGTGGACAACTGCTTCGTTCATGATCTGGGGCGGGTGTACCGGGGGGCGGTGGGCGTGTGGATTGGCCGCAGTTCGCACAACCGGATCACGCACAACGAAATCTGCGACGTGCGCTACACGGGGGTGTCCGTGGGCTGGAGCTGGGGCTACGCGCCGAGTTCCGCGAACCACAACCTCATCGAGAACAACCACATCCACCACATCGCCAAGGGCCAGCTCAGCGACACGGGCGGGGTGTACACCCTGGGCCTGTCGCCCGGCACCGCCATCCGGGGCAATTACATCCACGACGTGCTGTCGAACCCGAAGATTTCGGGGGGCTGGGGCCTCTACACCGACGAGGGCAGCACGGACATCGTGCTGGAGAACAACGTGGTGGTGAACACCGAGACCGGCGGGTTCCACCAGCACTACGGCAAGGAGAACCGGGTCCGGAACAACATCTTCGCCTTCTCGCACCGCGAGCAGCTCATCCGGTCCCGCGAGGAGGAGCACATCTCCTTCTTCTTCGAGAACAACATTGTCTACTACGACAACGGGCAGCTTCTGGGCAGCACCTGGAAGAACGGCAACTTCCGCATGTCCAACAACTGCTACTGGGACGCCTCGGGGAAGCAACCCGACTTCGCCGGGATGAGTCTTGAAGAGTGGCAGGCGGCGGGACACGACGCGGGGTCGGTGGCGGCGGACCCGAAGTTTGCCGACGCCGCGAACCGCGATTTCACACTGGCGGCGGATTCCCCGGTCCACGCCCTGGGGTTCACGCCCCTGGACCCGTCCAAGGCGGGGTTGTACGGTCCCGCCGACTGGACGGAGCGCGCGAAGAAGCAGCGGTAGCCCATGAGCGAAGACGCCGCAGTGTTTACCTTGTCCGGTGCGGACACGTTGTTCCGGGTGCGGGTGCAGCCGAAGGCCTCCCGCAACGCCCTGCTGACCGGGGACGAGGGGCGGGTGCGCGTGGCGCTGACCGCGCCGCCGGTGGAGGGGGCGGCGAACGAGGCCCTGGTGAAGTATGTGGCCGGGCTGCTGGGCATCCCCCGGCGCCGGGTCACGCTGGAAAGCGGCGCCCAGTGCCGGGAGAAGGTGCTGCGGCTTGCGGGGCTTTCCCCGGCCGAGGCCGGGCGGCTGCTGGGGATGGAACGGCCAAAGGACTGACAGTCAGCGAAGGGGAGTGCCAAGTGGCCCGGTGCCGGGCCGGACGGGTATAATGGCCGGAAGTACGGGAAGGTTTTCAAAGCATGGGTTTAAAGAATAATGTGGAAGAGGCGGTTGCGGCCATCCGCAGCCGTTCCGGGCTGGTCCCGC
This genomic interval carries:
- a CDS encoding DUF4405 domain-containing protein; translated protein: MLKAKWLKVVNVLLALSFLTQAGSGIFKHSLSHDAFEALHEGGGWVLVALAAAHVVLNWSWIRAQMLPGARKTAA
- a CDS encoding uroporphyrinogen decarboxylase codes for the protein MTGRERILACIENGRADRLPFMPITMMFAADLTGKPYGQYATDHRVLAEGQLRVAERFGADFVSTISDPAREAADCGARVVFFDDQPPALDEGNALLADTAALKGLKVPDPLGGGRMTDRIQGLALLRERVGRDLLVEGWVEGPCALGADLRGINAIMMDFFEDPGFATDLMTFCVETALGFAREQIAAGADLIGLGDAAASLVGPAVYEEHVWPLEKRLVEGIQAMGGRVRLHICGNTNPLLEGMGRLGCEIVDLDYMVSMAAARAAMGPKQTLLGNIEPAGVLRNGTSDAVRAALGACHGDCGDPYIVGAGCEVVRDTPHVNLDTMAEYARGGAKSAF
- a CDS encoding sugar phosphate isomerase/epimerase, yielding MLAGRAADAEGGWVRLGAPVPLEGDDPAAWAKAHRALGYRAAYCPDVPLKDTDRIRAVEKAFAAEDVVLAEVGRWCNLMDADPEARKKNLERVTEGLALAEAVGARCCVDIAGSFNKESWFGPHPENLSPAFFDAAVENARKILDAVKPSRTKFAYEMIGWALPDSAHSYLALMKAVDRPGFGVHLDPCNAINSPARYYGNTALLNECFDKLGAWIVSCHAKDLTWDIEMNVHFREVVPGTGTLDYATLLRRLATLPQQPPLMLEHLANHEEYLAGAKHIFGVGADIGVRFE
- a CDS encoding FprA family A-type flavoprotein gives rise to the protein MPVSLCDGVLWVGVVDAGLRDFHGYETDRGTTYNAYLVRDRGTALIDTVKKGFAGTLLANVAEIVPLDKVDWVVCNHAEPDHAGSLPEVMAALPNATLVCTEKCRQTLALFFDMAAWKVRIIGPGDTLALGDRTLEFVQTPLAHWPESMFTFLPSDGVLFSMDAFGQHYGTPERFDDASDLDAVMDEAAAYYANILLPFGTPTAKAMAAAEKLPVRMIAPSHGVIWRGHLDIILAGYKAWTSGTVRNKVVVLCDTMWGATERMAEELGAGAADAGAETVLLPVRKASLTRIAREVMDAAAVAVGSPTVNGGIMPQMGAVLTHLQGLKPAPKAAVAFGAYGWAKGGAEGVQTVLEAMRWEIIAEPLRAQYRPTEDDLRRCRETGALLAQKAAERANAGK
- a CDS encoding radical SAM protein, with the translated sequence MQAPKLLLCSVFGPYGVKDEYAEGVGCQMELLNNQITREQGVHSPRQSYWSFGLYLMAENLGVDTTILDFPSWRRFKEELKKGYTHIGISFIMPNVFKARRMARYIRERHPEMKIILGGYGTVLPNLQEMVPHDAVCRGEGVRWLREYFGENPEAPVRHPALIGPAYDYIYGYSRKPTGGILMTGLGCENACPFCITSHQFGKRYVHLLKTGREVFEACERTEREARACGFSIMDENFLKQPQRAQELLAEMEARNRPYVFDIFSSAETIQKVGVDFLVRLGIRMVWIGVESKFNTHPKTKDIDLRALIAELRSKGIVVQASMILFQDHHDERTIREDIDWVVGLDSDLVQFMNYIAIPSTTLHDTLTAQGRIKDLSPRFQHGAGELNFDHPHFKNPADHIRILRDAFRAKYRAGGPGVVNMSLTAVRGYLRLSAEHKARQQRGEVWNPETLRYAPAADGQAAPDTFMRARLRMMKQMVRIYRPSLLAGWVYAPNRAARKKAREAMALYTQAFGKPRMADRIAALVLVVTGGVELARIALSKLLGREGIVRQPPCRRTEYHNSLIAADPAQAEARPFKKPKIAGTTEG
- a CDS encoding TetR family transcriptional regulator, producing MDRSKDIVYIKSGGRSIALYAELGGYFSPDGQLNDGRFRVFLRQSLRDRMQAPDAGDAAGKWLSEYLADILSYLRDKGLDAAALQLFEAALDESAALGITRVPLDPALLRGLMAAATAPEVREAATRRDDADDKKARILECALEVFTSRGFHNATIDEVAAAAGVAKGTVYRHFKSKEDLLDQLLLMTSQKVVERFSDAFSGSDNVRGAVEHFIREWVGFIEENHALYRLIQAEGIIAHSGRRTLFYEYLITNFPMAKERIASMNAAGELKVLSFYTAMYGVLGFIDGVVHKWFRSNMEYPLRDEIPVILETLLNGLLRDEHRHDGAYCAPDGGPAA
- a CDS encoding DUF167 domain-containing protein — translated: MSEDAAVFTLSGADTLFRVRVQPKASRNALLTGDEGRVRVALTAPPVEGAANEALVKYVAGLLGIPRRRVTLESGAQCREKVLRLAGLSPAEAGRLLGMERPKD